The genomic interval ACCTTACCAAATCAGGTCACATGCAGAGTCATCTTCACATCATAAGTTCAATACTAACCAAAATTACACAATACCAAGTTTCCAATGATGCTATGCATAACAATAAAGCTGCTAACGATAGTAATTACGGATAATTGGACCCTCAGGCCCCGCCAACTTCTTCCACACGGGCGGACACAGCATGGAAGGCGCGGACACGGGTTCCACAGCCCGATCGCTTCTTACGCTTGCCTGAAATCATCGTCCACATTGGCTCCGGAGCAAGCACCTGGACCTCACAGCTACTGGCCTCCTCCTTGACCCGACCGCCACAGCTCTCACCTTCCTCCTTCACCCGTGGAAGAAGGGTCGGCTCAGCTGTCCCAATTGGCAAGGTGATTGGCCTCACAGCTGCTTCAGGCGGTGAAATAGTTGGCTTGGGTAGCTCCGGCGGCAGCGAGTAGCAGCGGACGGAGGCGAagttggtggcggcgctggaaCCGCGGAGGCGGACGCTGGCGGCGTCGtatgcggcggcggcctcctcggcggtgtCGAAGGTGCCGAGccacaggcggcggcggaggtgagggTCGCGGATCTCCGCCGCGAACCTCCCCCACGGCCGCTGCCGCACGCCGCGGAACCGCGCGGtcggcctcgcctcccccgcccccgcctccaTCACGCGGCGCTTCacgcccccaccaccaccacccaccttacccctccgccgcggccgaggcTGCGCCACCGCAACCGCCTCGTCCTCGCTGGAGGACGA from Oryza glaberrima chromosome 3, OglaRS2, whole genome shotgun sequence carries:
- the LOC127767076 gene encoding ethylene-responsive transcription factor CRF5-like gives rise to the protein MGTNPSLHELAAGAAPRGRVVRILVRDADATDSSSSEDEAVAVAQPRPRRRGKVGGGGGGVKRRVMEAGAGEARPTARFRGVRQRPWGRFAAEIRDPHLRRRLWLGTFDTAEEAAAAYDAASVRLRGSSAATNFASVRCYSLPPELPKPTISPPEAAVRPITLPIGTAEPTLLPRVKEEGESCGGRVKEEASSCEVQVLAPEPMWTMISGKRKKRSGCGTRVRAFHAVSARVEEVGGA